A region of the Dyadobacter sp. CECT 9275 genome:
GACAGAAGTCAGTATTGGTAACTTCTCCACATCCAGTGGTTTTGAAAAACTAATTTGGCCGCAAAATTAATTGAATTACACCAAATCAATCCTACTTTACAGAAATAATGGATCCTGATTATTTTTACCGGTCCCGATCCCGGCGGGATCAAACTTCGTTTTGATTCCCAAACCACGCTTTAATGCCAAAAGGTACTGTTCGCGCGGGATTTCAATGGCTCCATACCTGCGGACGTTATCATTCATAAACTGTGTGTCGAGCAAGGTAAAATGATTCGTTTTGAGTATCTGAATCAGGTAGTGGAAAGCCACCTTGGATGCATTGCTTTCTTTTGAAAACATAGACTCTCCAAAAAAAACGCTGTTGATACAAACACCGTATAAGCCACCCACCAGGTGATTCTCCCGCCACGCTTCCACGCTGTGTGCATAACCCTGTTCGTGAAGCCCGGTATACATCTCAATGATATCTGCCGAAATCCAGGTACCTTCCTGCTCATCACCTGGAGCCACCGGCCTTGGCCCGGCACAACATTGTATCACCTCTTTAAAACGGGTATTGACCCTGATTTCGAAAATCCCCTTGTTTAATACCGGCCTGAGCGACCTGGAGGGTTTGTAGGTATCCAACGGGATGATAGCCCTCGGATCGGGTGAGTACCAGTATATTGTCCCGTCCTCCTCGGCCATGGGAAATATTCCATTCATATATCCGTAGAGGAGATCATCACTTGTTATTTCTGTCATTGTGTTTATTAAAATCCCGGCAAACAGCTTATGGTTACATCCCGTTATCCCCTAAAAGTAAAAGAATACTTACCTCAGCAATTTTTCTCTAAAAACTGAACCATAAAAATATATCAGATGTTTCTTTGTAGTAAATATTTTTTGTGCAAAATTTGCATCCTCTTAGACGACCAACAAAGTCAATGAATAGCAACGGCATACATACTGTTCTTCATACTACGCCTTTCAGGTTTAGGTCCCCCCGGACCATCTAATTCTATTTTACCTACGTGGTAAAACTTATACCCCGCCCATTTTCTTAAATTTTTGAAACGTCCCATCGTAGTTTTCTGGGAATTTAATTTTTGTTTCGAACAATTTTTCGTCAGTAAATTCATCAATGAAAAATACCGATATTGTAGGCAGTAAATTCATCATTCAGACTGCCAATGAAGATCACTTCCATTTTGCAGAAACCATTTGTGCAGAAATGGAAGAAAGTGCTAAAAAACGGGGTACTGGTATAGCAAAGCGTTCACCTGTGTATATCATGGAAAAGATGGTAGAGGGAAAGGCGATTATTGCCACTACCACTACCGGCGAATGGGTAGGCTTTTGTTACATCGAAACATGGGAACACGGGAAGTTTGTAGCCAACTCAGGGCTCATTGTTCATCCCGATTTCAGAAACAGCGGAATGGCAAAGGCTATCAAGCAAAAAGCTTTTGAACTTTCCCGGAAAAAGTATCCGGATGCAAAAATCATTGGGATCACCACGAGCCTTCCGGTGATGAAGATCAACTCGGATCTTGGATACGAACCAGTGACTTTCAGCGAATTACCTGCCGATGATGCTTTCTGGAAGGGTTGTGCAAGCTGCGTAAATTATGATGTACTTACCCGGACAGGCAGAAAACATTGCCTCTGTACCGGCATGATGTACAACCCCGAAGAACACAAGAAAACCGAAAGCGAACCCGAAAAAGACTCCTGGGATTTCCTGAAGGAATCAAGTCTCTATGAGCGTTGGATGCGTATTAAGCAACGTATTTTGTTGCGAAGGGAAGAACGTTCCAAAAAGAAAAATGCCGGGGCTGTGCTTGTACATTAGGTACCAGCACATAATAGATACAGATATTTTCTCTCTTAAATACCTCGCCCGGCAGCCATTATAAGCCCGAAGCGAGGTATTTTTTGTTACTTTGTAGTTCCATTTTACAAACCATAAGTACATATATATTTCCTATAATGTCACAGCCAAAAGTAGTATTAGCGTTTAGCGGAGGATTGGATACCTCATTTTGTGTAAAATATTTAGCTGAAGATAAAGGCTATGAAGTTCATTCTGTTTTGGTAGATACCGGTGGTTTTTCCGAAGAAGATCTTAAAACGATTGAAGCCAACGCCTATGCACTGGGTGTAAAGCACCATGCAACAATTTCCAAAACAGCCGATTATTATAACGATTGCATTAAATATCTGATATTTGGAAATGTACTGAAGAACAATACCTACCCTCTTTCGGTGAGTGCGGAGCGTGTTTTCCAGGCCGTTGCCGTTGCCGAATATGCCAAAGAAATTGGTGCCAGCGCCATTGCGCACGGAAGTACAGGAGCAGGCAATGACCAGGTCCGTTTTGATATGGCATTCCGTATCATCATTCCGGAAGCCGAAATTATTACACCCATACGCGACCTGAAACTTTCACGTGAAGCCGAAATTGAATATCTGACTAAAAAAGGAGTAGGCCGCGAATGGGCCAAGGCTGCATATAGTATCAACAAGGGGCTTTGGGGTACATCTGTTGGAGGAAAAGAAACATTAACTTCCGAAAAATACCTTCCGGAAGAGGCATGGCCCACGCAGGTTTCCAAAACAGTACCCGAAACCATTACGCTTGAATTTGTTGCCGGTGAACTGAAAGGTGTTGCCGGTGAATCTTTTGAAAATCCTGTAGAGGCTATTCAAAAACTGGCAGCCATAGCCCAGCCCTTTGGCATTGGCCGTGATATTCACGTAGGGGATACCATCATCGGAATCAAAGGCCGGGTTGGTTTTGAAGCCGCAGCGCCGTTGATCATTATTAAAGCGCATCATACACTCGAAAAACATGTGCTGAGCGAACAGCAGCTTTACTGGAAAGAACAGCTATCCAACTGGTACGGAAGTTTACTTCACAAGGGCCAGTTTGTAGAGCCGGTAATGCGTAACATTGAGGCGTTCCTTGCGGATACCCAGCCACACGTAACCGGAAAAGTACATGTGCACCTGGCACCCTACCGGTTCTATGTAGAGGGAATCGAATCGCCGTTTGACCTGATGTCGTCCAAATTCGGAAGTTACGGCGAAATGAATAACGCCTGGACAGGGGATGACGTGCGGGGCTTTTCAAAAGTTGCGTCCAATCAGGTAATGATTTACCAGAAGGTGAGTGAGTCAAATAATTGAATGTAGTGGTTACGTAAATGTGTGCAACATGACAATATTGGAACTACAAAATCAAATTCAGCGTAAAGCGCAGGAATTGCCTCCTGATTTACTTAAAGAGGTATTTGATTATATGGAATTTGTACTGAAAAAACGAAAAAAACTGACATCCGCTCAGCATCAGACATTAGAAGAATGGTGGGATAACCTTACGCAATTTTCAGACGATTATATGACAGAAAGAATTCAACCTCCTCTGGATAAAACTGAAAACCTATTCGAATGAAGTATTTTTTGGATACCAATATTGTCGCATATATTATTAACAAACGACCGGCTGAAGTTTTCAGCAAGTTTCAAAGCATTGCCTGGAATGAAATATCCGTGTCTTCAATTGTTGTCGCGGAATTATGGTATGGCGTCGCAAAAAGTGAGCAAGAACAAAGAAACAGGCTAGCTCTTGAAAATTTTCTCAGGCCCTTAATCGTCATTGACTTTGATAATACCGCGGCAGAGGTTTATGCAATGATCAGAGTAAGATTGGAGAATAAAGGAATGATTATTGGAGCAAATGACTTACTAATCGCGGCACATGCGCTTAGTTTGGGCTTAACTCTTGTTACAAATAATGTTAAAGAGTTTGAAAGAGTTGAAGACCTAAAGATTGAAAATTGGATTGCCAAATGACAAAAATTAATATAGGAATAATAGGTGCGGCAGGTTATACGGGTGGCGAATTGCTCAGAATAGTGATTCACCATCCCCATGTAAACATCGCCTTTGCACATAGTAAAAGCCAGATCGGAAAGCCCATTTACGCCACCCATACCGATTTGCTGGGAGATACGGACCTTACATTTTCGGGTGAGGATATCCAGGCCTTGCTAAATCAGGACAATCTGAATGTGATTTTCTTATGCTCTGGCCATGGTGAATCCAGGAAATTCCTGGAGGAATATAGCATTCCTGAAACGGTTAAAATCATTGATTTAAGTACCGATTTCCGGGATGAATCCAGTGGCTTTACATATGGTTTGCCTGAGCTTCAGAAGGAAAAAATCAAATCTTCCAACAAAATCGCCAATCCGGGCTGCTTTGCCACGAGTATCGAGCTGGCCATTTTACCGTTGGCTTATGCTGGTTTGTTACAAGAGGATATTCATGTAAGTGCAGTAACCGGAAGTACCGGAGCCGGGCAGTCGCTGAGCGCCACAACGCATTTTTCATGGCGGAATAACAACTTGTCGATCTACAAGGCCTTCACTCACCAACATCTGACCGAAATTAAAATGAGCCTCAAAAAATTGCAGGCTGGTTTTAACAAAGCCGTTCATTTTGTGCCTTATCGTGGTGATTTTACCCGTGGAATCATGGCCAATGTTTACACGCCTTTTTCAGGAACAACCGAAGAAGCAAAGGAACTGTATAAAAATTATTATGCCGAACATCCTTTTACCCATGTAAGCGATTCGCCGATTGATTTGAAGCAGATTGTCAACACCAACAAGTGTTTTATTCATTTGGAAGTACATGACGGACAATTACTGATTAGCAGCATTATTGACAATTTAACAAAAGGTGCTTCGGGACAGGCAGTCCAAAACCTCAACCTGATCTTCGGATTAGCGGAAGATGCGGGATTGAGGTTAAAGGCACCGTCATTCTGATTTTTTCAACCGCAGAGGAAAGAAACGGTTCGCCGTCGGGTTACCACGCAGAGTCTCACAAGCACAGAAGATTCAGCGGCCTCTGCGCTCAAATCTTTAACTCTGCGTTTAAAAACAATACTACTATGTCACATTTATTCGATGTATACCCCCTTTACGATATAGAACCTGTAAAGGCTGAGGGTTGTTATCTATGGGATACAAAAGGTACCCAATACCTGGATCTTTACGGCGGCCACGCAGTCATTTCCGTAGGGCATTGTCATCCCTATTATGTGGATATGCTCAGCAAGCAGCTCCATGCCATTAACTTTTACTCCAATTCTGTCAAAATTTCCTTACAAGAAGAACTCGCAGAAAAATTGGGAGAATTATCAGGCTATCCGGATTATAAACTTTTTCTGGTTAACTCCGGCGCAGAAGCGAACGAGAATGCCCTCAAACTCGCGTCATTCCATACCGGCAGGTCCAAGGTTGTGGCTTTTACAAAAGCATTCCACGGACGGACCGCGGGAGCTGTTGCCGTAACCGACAACCCTTCCATCGTTGCTCCGGTTAATTATAACAAGCATGTTACCTTCCTTCCTTTTAATGACCTGGATGCACTGGAAGATGGAATTACGGACGAAGTCTGTGCGGTTATTGTGGAAGGAATTCAGGGTGTTGGGGGTATTCAGGTGAGCAGTGATGAATTTCTTCAGGCCTTGCG
Encoded here:
- the aat gene encoding leucyl/phenylalanyl-tRNA--protein transferase translates to MTEITSDDLLYGYMNGIFPMAEEDGTIYWYSPDPRAIIPLDTYKPSRSLRPVLNKGIFEIRVNTRFKEVIQCCAGPRPVAPGDEQEGTWISADIIEMYTGLHEQGYAHSVEAWRENHLVGGLYGVCINSVFFGESMFSKESNASKVAFHYLIQILKTNHFTLLDTQFMNDNVRRYGAIEIPREQYLLALKRGLGIKTKFDPAGIGTGKNNQDPLFL
- a CDS encoding GNAT family N-acetyltransferase, which gives rise to MKNTDIVGSKFIIQTANEDHFHFAETICAEMEESAKKRGTGIAKRSPVYIMEKMVEGKAIIATTTTGEWVGFCYIETWEHGKFVANSGLIVHPDFRNSGMAKAIKQKAFELSRKKYPDAKIIGITTSLPVMKINSDLGYEPVTFSELPADDAFWKGCASCVNYDVLTRTGRKHCLCTGMMYNPEEHKKTESEPEKDSWDFLKESSLYERWMRIKQRILLRREERSKKKNAGAVLVH
- a CDS encoding argininosuccinate synthase encodes the protein MSQPKVVLAFSGGLDTSFCVKYLAEDKGYEVHSVLVDTGGFSEEDLKTIEANAYALGVKHHATISKTADYYNDCIKYLIFGNVLKNNTYPLSVSAERVFQAVAVAEYAKEIGASAIAHGSTGAGNDQVRFDMAFRIIIPEAEIITPIRDLKLSREAEIEYLTKKGVGREWAKAAYSINKGLWGTSVGGKETLTSEKYLPEEAWPTQVSKTVPETITLEFVAGELKGVAGESFENPVEAIQKLAAIAQPFGIGRDIHVGDTIIGIKGRVGFEAAAPLIIIKAHHTLEKHVLSEQQLYWKEQLSNWYGSLLHKGQFVEPVMRNIEAFLADTQPHVTGKVHVHLAPYRFYVEGIESPFDLMSSKFGSYGEMNNAWTGDDVRGFSKVASNQVMIYQKVSESNN
- a CDS encoding DUF2281 domain-containing protein, with protein sequence MTILELQNQIQRKAQELPPDLLKEVFDYMEFVLKKRKKLTSAQHQTLEEWWDNLTQFSDDYMTERIQPPLDKTENLFE
- the vapC gene encoding type II toxin-antitoxin system tRNA(fMet)-specific endonuclease VapC; the protein is MKYFLDTNIVAYIINKRPAEVFSKFQSIAWNEISVSSIVVAELWYGVAKSEQEQRNRLALENFLRPLIVIDFDNTAAEVYAMIRVRLENKGMIIGANDLLIAAHALSLGLTLVTNNVKEFERVEDLKIENWIAK
- the argC gene encoding N-acetyl-gamma-glutamyl-phosphate reductase — translated: MTKINIGIIGAAGYTGGELLRIVIHHPHVNIAFAHSKSQIGKPIYATHTDLLGDTDLTFSGEDIQALLNQDNLNVIFLCSGHGESRKFLEEYSIPETVKIIDLSTDFRDESSGFTYGLPELQKEKIKSSNKIANPGCFATSIELAILPLAYAGLLQEDIHVSAVTGSTGAGQSLSATTHFSWRNNNLSIYKAFTHQHLTEIKMSLKKLQAGFNKAVHFVPYRGDFTRGIMANVYTPFSGTTEEAKELYKNYYAEHPFTHVSDSPIDLKQIVNTNKCFIHLEVHDGQLLISSIIDNLTKGASGQAVQNLNLIFGLAEDAGLRLKAPSF
- a CDS encoding aspartate aminotransferase family protein, whose translation is MSHLFDVYPLYDIEPVKAEGCYLWDTKGTQYLDLYGGHAVISVGHCHPYYVDMLSKQLHAINFYSNSVKISLQEELAEKLGELSGYPDYKLFLVNSGAEANENALKLASFHTGRSKVVAFTKAFHGRTAGAVAVTDNPSIVAPVNYNKHVTFLPFNDLDALEDGITDEVCAVIVEGIQGVGGIQVSSDEFLQALRRKCDQTGAVLILDSVQCGYGRTGKFFSHQFSGIHPDLMTMAKGMGNGFPIGGVLISPAFKASYGLLGTTFGGNHMACAAGIAVLDIMKNENLLDNATKIGDYLMAGIKEIGGYKELRGRGLMIGIEYGFPVKDLRNKLLFEHKMFTGVAGANTIRLLPSLALRKEEVDIFLEALRVCLSAELKEVI